A genomic window from Hypomesus transpacificus isolate Combined female chromosome 15, fHypTra1, whole genome shotgun sequence includes:
- the gja12.1 gene encoding gap junction protein, alpha 12.1, protein MGEWGFLSSLLDKVQTHSTMVGKVWLSVLFIFRIMVLGAGAEKVWSDEQSSMICNTQQPGCKNVCYDHAFPISHIRFWVLQIIFVSTPTLVYLGHVFHVIHKENKLRERLNASEGDEMVKGPKYSDEKGHVKIKGNLLASYMTTIFFRIVLELAFIIGQYYLYGFIMVAKIPCSRAPCPFTVECYMSRPTEKTIFIIFMLVVACVSLLMNVVEIFYLLCSRMRRRRKAAPATFTMQRFNGGTLMRNEKLSLHTSSTA, encoded by the coding sequence ATGGGGGAATGgggcttcctgtcctctctcctggaCAAGGTCCAGACCCACTCCACCATGGTCGGCAAGGTGTGGCTGAGTGTCCTCTTTATCTTCAGGATCATGGTCCTGGGAGCTGGGGCAGAGAAGGTCTGGAGCGACGAGCAGTCCAGCATGATCTGTAACACTCAGCAGCCTGGTTGTAAAAATGTGTGCTACGACCACGCGTTCCCCATCTCGCACATCCGCTTCTGGGTCCTCCAAATCATCTTCGTTTCCACGCCAACGCTAGTCTACCTTGGCCACGTTTTCCACGTCATCCACAAGGAGAACAAGCTGAGGGAGCGTCTCAATGCCAGCGAGGGTGATGAGATGGTGAAAGGCCCCAAGTACAGTGATGAGAAAGGACATGTCAAAATCAAGGGAAACCTCCTGGCCAGTTACATGACAACCATTTTCTTCAGGATCGTTCTAGAACTGGCTTTCATTATTGGCCAGTACTACCTCTACGGCTTCATCATGGTTGCCAAGATCCCTTGTTCCAGAGCACCCTGCCCCTTCACTGTGGAGTGCTACATGTCCCGGCCCACAGAGAAGaccatcttcatcatcttcatgcTGGTGGTGGCGTGTGTGTCCCTGCTGATGAACGTGGTGGAGATCTTTTACCTGCTGTGCTCCAGGATGAGACGGCGTCGTAAGGCCGCGCCAGCCACCTTCACCATGCAACGCTTCAATGGTGGAACTCTGATGAGGAACGAGAAGCTCAGTCTACACACATCCAGTACGGCCTAG
- the LOC124478331 gene encoding gap junction Cx32.2 protein-like, whose product MGEWGFLSSLLDKVQTHSTVIGKVWLSVLFIFRIMVLGAGAEKVWSDEQSSMICNTKQPGCENVCYDHAFPISHIRFWVLQIIFVSTPTLVYLGHVFHVIHKENKLRERLNANRTGEHLKAPKYSDEKGHVKIKGNLLASYMTTIFFRIVLELGFIIGQYYLYGFIMVPMFACSRAPCPFTVECYMSRPTEKTIFIIFMLVVACVSLLMNVVEVFYLLCTRVRCGKSKRGTHHTNSLDNPASLSVGPGWGGRLDAEDALRQNRMNQEFESGQSIGGSLDGAKEEKRLLREHTG is encoded by the coding sequence ATGGGGGAATGgggcttcctgtcctctctcctggaCAAGGTCCAGACCCACTCCACCGTGATCGGCAAGGTGTGGCTGAGTGTCCTCTTTATCTTCAGGATCATGGTCCTGGGAGCTGGGGCAGAGAAGGTCTGGAGCGACGAGCAGTCCAGCATGATCTGCAACACCAAACAGCCCGGTTGTGAGAACGTGTGTTACGACCACGCCTTCCCCATCTCGCACATCCGCTTTTGGGTCCTTCAAATCATCTTTGTTTCCACGCCGACGCTAGTCTATCTTGGCCACGTTTTCCATGTCATCCACAAGGAGAACAAGCTGAGGGAGCGTCTCAATGCCAACAGGACTGGTGAGCATTTGAAAGCTCCCAAGTACAGTGATGAAAAAGGACATGTCAAAATTAAGGGAAACCTCCTGGCCAGTTACATGACAACCATCTTCTTCAGGATTGTTCTAGAACTGGGCTTCATCATTGGCCAGTACTACCTCTACGGCTTCATCATGGTTCCAATGTTCGCTTGCTCCAGAGCACCCTGCCCCTTCACTGTGGAGTGCTACATGTCCCGGCCCACAGAGAAGaccatcttcatcatcttcatgcTGGTGGTGGCGTGTGTTTCCCTGCTGATGAACGTGGTGGAAGTCTTCTACTTGCTGTGCACTCGAGTGAGATGTGGTAAATCCAAGAGAGGAACGCACCACACTAACTCGTTGGATAACCCGGCAAGCCTGTCTGTGGGACCCGGCTGGGGGGGACGATTGGATGCGGAAGACGCGCTGAGGCAGAACAGGATGAACCAGGAGTTTGAGAGTGGCCAAAGCATTGGAGGAAGCCTGGATGGAGCCAAAGAGGAGAAACGTTTGCTGAGAGAGCATACGGGTTAG
- the LOC124478330 gene encoding gap junction Cx32.7 protein-like, whose product MGEWNLLGRLLDKVQTHSTMVGKVWLSVLFIFRIMVLGAGVEKVWSDEQSDFMCNTDQPGCGNVCYDHAFPISHVRFWVLQIISVSTPTLIYLGHVVHVIHVEKKMRERMKQLSQDEHANLFLRKSYQMPKYSNDNGKIHLRGRLLRSYVLHLMAKILLEAGFITGQYFLYGFTLEARYVCRRFPCPHQVDCFLSRPTEKSIFIWFMLVVACISLLLSLAELLYLCIRSVKECMACKQDYTVTPVTPPVLQRMAYENRDQAIQNWVNLEMELQSRKFQGGGGVEGGGVGGGVQAKSVTSEDNLGEVHI is encoded by the exons ATGGGGGAATGGAATCTGTTGGGCCGTCTCCTGGACAAGGTCCAGACCCACTCCACCATGGTCGGCAAGGTGTGGCTGAGTGTCCTCTTTATCTTCAGGATCATGGTCCTGGGAGCTGGGGTAGAGAAGGTCTGGAGCGACGAGCAGTCCGACTTCATGTGCAACACGGACCAGCCGGGATGTGGGAATGTGTGCTACGACCACGCCTTCCCCATCTCGCACGTTCGCTTCTGGGTCCTCCAGATCATCTCGGTGTCCACGCCAACACTGATCTACCTGGGCCACGTCGTGcatgtaatccatgttgaaaagaaaatgagggagaggatgaaacAGCTAAGCCAGGACGAACATGCCAACCTCTTCCTCAGGAAGAGTTATCAG atGCCCAAGTACAGTAATGATAATGGAAAGATTCACCTGCGAGGTCGTCTCCTGAGAAGTTATGTTCTCCACCTGATGGCCAAGATCCTGCTGGAGGCAGGCTTCATCACAGGCCAGTACTTCCTGTATGGCTTCACCCTCGAGGCACGCTATGTTTGTCGTCGCTTCCCCTGCCCACACCAG GTGGACTGTTTCCTGTCTCGACCCACTGAGAAGAGCATATTCATCTGGTTCATGCTGGTGGTGGCGTGCATCTCCCTGCTGCTCAGCCTGGCGGAGCTGCTCTACCTGTGCATCCGCTCTGTGAAGGAGTGTATGGCCTGCAAGCAGGACTACACCGTGACCCCAGTGACCCCGCCAGTGCTACAGAGGATGGCATATGAGAACAGGGACCAGGCTATCCAGAACTGGGTCAACTTGGAGATGGAGCTACAGAGCAGAAAGtttcaggggggaggaggagtggagggaggaggagtgggggggggggttcaggctAAGAGTGTGACATCTGAGGACAACTTGGGGGAGGTCCATATctga
- the hsdl1 gene encoding inactive hydroxysteroid dehydrogenase-like protein 1: MAAVDSFSLLYREIARSWHDSCNAGVETLALVGAIYTVSKAVTVARDCCTLVRIHFLPRVVPSNKRLTHRFGQWAVISGVSESIAKAYAEELARQGVNIILVSHDSTSLSDAVFSISQTHGVEALFVVADFSKGPEASKLVREALRGKDIGFLVNCVVELQGLPQSLTELSEERLWDAINRNIAATTLMTRLVLPGMVERKRGAVVNISSGACWRPSAGRVALIAATVYQDSFSRALHHEYRCQGIFVQSLMPYRVAPSGPGSTAGSWLVPRPEVYARHAVSTLGISRRTTGYWPHTLQYGLVQCIPDWIWVLGSRMIISSS; encoded by the exons ATGGCTGCAGTTGACAGTTTTAGCCTTTTGTACAGAGAAATTGCTCGGTCGTGGCACGACTCATGCAATGCTGGCGTGGAAACACTAGCCTTGGTCGGAGCGATTTACACTGTCAGCAAAGCTGTCACCGTGGCTCGAGACTGCTGCACCTTAGTAAGAATTCACTTCCTTCCACGAGTGGTCCCTAGTAACAAGAGACTGACTCATCGATTTGGTCAGTGGGCTGTTATCTCTG GTGTTTCAGAGTCCATAGCCAAAGCCTATGCTGAAGAGTTGGCCAGGCAAGGTGTCAACATAATCCTTGTCAGCCACGACAGCACCAGCCTCAGCGACGCTGTCTTCTCCATCTCACAGACCCACGGAGTGGAGGCTCTGTTCGTGGTGGCAGACTTCTCCAAGGGCCCTGAAGCCAGCAAGCTTGTCAGGGAAGCCCTGAGGGGGAAGGACATAGGCTTCCTGGTGAACTGTGTGGTGGAGTTGCAGGGGCTCCCCCAGAGCCTTACGGAGCTGTCTGAGGAGAGACTGTGGGATGCCATCAACCGGAACATAGCTGCCACAACGCTAATGACTAGGCTGGTGCTGCCGGGGatggtggagaggaagaggggagccgTGGTCAACATCTCATCTGGAGCCTGCTGGAGGCCCTCGGCTGGCAGAGTTGCTCTCATTGCCGCTACG GTCTACCAGGACAGCTTCTCCAGAGCCCTTCACCATGAGTACAGATGCCAGGGTATATTTGTCCAGAGCTTGATGCCCTACAGAGTAGCTCCCAGCGGCCCAGGGTCCACAGCAGGGAGCTGGCTGGTGCCCCGGCCTGAGGTGTATGCCCGCCATGCTGTCTCCACCCTGGGCATCTCTCGTAGGACCACGGGATACTGGCCTCATACACTCCAG TATGGACTCGTGCAGTGCATTCCAGACTGGATTTGGGTTCTGGGATCACGTATGATCATTAGCTCAAGTTGA
- the tbc1d32 gene encoding protein broad-minded, translated as MSQFTAEDEAELQSLLRRLLKSVKDRISGAPSIECAEEILLHLEETDKNFHNYEFVKYLRQYVESSVGPVVEEETDSGARGEAHAVGPGQDTLVHVVTRKTRESAEYHQMMQTLKNTMMVVVESLINRFEEDQLRKEEMHRESQTEQSNSHYDNCSDSDSSFNQSYAFIKQEQLQVLAEKLDPSRPKEVRWEALQTLCCAPPSDVLSCESWSGLRRTLSAALADPDPDLSDKVLRFFAKTFSSSPLNVTREIYTSLAKSLESDFLDHKLRLPSGSAGLDVNRPDITRLLKQMRLMNDFQKEVSAFWIRHPEKYMEEIIESTFSLLTLHQHPGLGPQATDKALEPTHLLALLDIKASWFKKWMHGYYSRTVVFRLLDRKYKSLTVAAVQQCICYYEACDQAREETTEILHSLERQHINPPQRSLYTRRELEYAYFVHSLCVLGRLLMYTNGRKLFPIKVRRRKEPVTLADLVVILIRILYQHPRPYLGHSSHTASLSPTCLVREVLGTVCDSTESVVEGLFQTPVLLTLMDPIVTLLKGQQAKLNCPATTLTHIADTLARMASTQGGLSLFLHERSLEVTEGQGIPAAHAIVQFTQRLLGKEFSWLGEGEAWHGVCGAFMLVCRQMYNTCEGLQELRPYALQDVLASAWKQTSSQSESISTPTPGAEAGNASQELPNHSLVWEETLLDNLLNFAATPRGVLLLQQTGALGECVSYMFSRFTKKLQVSCCEKFGYGVMVTQVAATAPGVRALHSSGFVQALVVEMWSVLECGREDVRMVQPRSTPMDPVDRSCLKSLVSLVNLLCSGHAVWELLWKQPLPNVPDYSLREIPTSIPDLIDRLIAVNSDAKIHSLFNYEQSHAFGLRYNQFPPPPLSFTLFLRPLSHTRRFHQPLS; from the exons ATGTCTCAGTTTACCGCTGAGGACGAGGCTGAGCTCCAGTCGCTGCTGAGACGGCTGCTGAAGAGTGTTAAGGACAGGATCTCAGGTGCACCTTCCATAGAGTGCGCTGAGGAGATCCTGCTACACCTGGAGGAGACGGACAAGAACTTCCACAA TTATGAGTTTGTGAAGTACCTGCGTCAGTATGTGGAGAGCTCCGTGGGGccagtggtggaggaggagacggatAGCGGTGCCCGAGGAGAGGCCCACGCTGTGGGGCCAGGTCAGGACACCCTGGTACACGTCGTCACCAGGAAGACCAGGGAGTCTGCAGA GTACCACCAGATGATGCAGACCCTGAAGAACaccatgatggtggtggtggagtcTCTGATCAACAGGTTTGAGGAGGACcagctgaggaaggaggagatgcacagagagagccagacagagcAGTCCAATAGTCACTACGACAACTGCTCCGACAGTGACTCTTCCTTCAACCag AGTTATGCTTTCATCAAACAAGAGCAGCTGCAAGTTCTCGCAGAAAAACTGGACCCAAGCCGACCTAAAGAG gtGCGCTGGGAGGCCCTGCAGACCCTGTGCTGCGCTCCCCCATCAGACGTGCTAAGCTGTGAGAGCTGGAGTGGACTTCGTAGAAccctctctgctgccctggctgaccctgaccctgacctcaGC GACAAGGTCCTGCGATTCTTCGCTaaaaccttctcctcctctcctctgaacGTAACCAGAGAGATCTACACCAGTCTAG CGAAGAGCCTAGAGTCTGACTTCCTTGACCACAAGCTGAGACTTCCTTCTGGTTCAGCTGGTCTGGACGTCAACAGGCCAGACATCACCAGGCTCCTCAAACAG ATGCGTCTGATGAACGACTTTCAAAAGGAAGTATCAGCCTTCTGGATCCGCCACCCTGAAAA ATACATGGAGGAGATCATAGAGAGCACCTTCTCCCTCCTGACCCTCCACCAGCACCCCGGGCTGGGCCCCCAGGCCACAGACAAGGCCCTGGAGCCCACCCACCTGCTGGCCCTCCTGGACATCAAGGCCTCCTGGTTCAAGAAGTGGATG catGGTTACTACAGCAGGACTGTTGTCTTCAGACTTCTGGATAGGAAGTACAAGTCTCTG acaGTGGCTGCTGTGCAGCAGTGCATCTGCTACTACGAGGCCTGTGACCAGGCCAGAGAGGAGACCACAGAGATACTCCACAGCCTGGAGAGACAGCACATCA ACCCCCCCCAGAGGAGTCTGTACACCAGGAGAGAGTTGGAGTATGCATACTTCGTCCACTCTCTGTGTGTTCTCGGAAGGCTCCTCATGTACACCAACGGCAGGAAGCTTTTCCCCATCAAAGTCAGGAGGCGGAAAG AGCCTGTCACCCTGGCCGACCTGGTGGTCATCCTGATAAGAATACTGTACCAGCACCCTAGGCCATACCTGGGACACTCCTCACACACAG cctccctgtctcccaccTGCCTGGTCAGGGAGGTGCTGGGCACCGTGTGTGACAGCACAGAGTCTGTGGTGGAGGGTCTGTTTCAGACCCCGGTCCTCCTCACCCTGATGGACCCCATCGTCACCCTGCTCAAGGGCCAGCAG GCCAAATTAAACTGCCCGGCGACAACGTTGACTCACATAGCAGACACTCTGGCCAGGATGGCCAGCACACAGGGGGGGCTGTCTCTGTTCCTGCATGAGAGGAGTCTGGAGGTGACAGAGGGCCAGGG tatCCCAGCTGCCCACGCCATCGTCCAGTTCACCCAGAGGCTCCTGGGTAAAGAGTTCTCCTGGCTGGGCGAGGGGGAGGCGTGGCACGGCGTCTGCGGGGCCTTCATGTTGGTGTGTCGTCAGATGTACAACACCTGCGAGGGGCTGCAGGAGCTCCGCCCCTACGCCCTGCAGGACGTCCTGGCCAGCGCCTGGAAACAG ACCagctcccagtcagagagcatCTCCACTCCCACTCCTGGAGCAGAAGCTGGAAACGCCTCCCAGGAACTACCCAACCACAG ccttgTGTGGGAGGAGACTCTTCTGGACAACCTGCTGAACTTTGCTGCCACCCCTAGAGGAGTGCTCCTCCTGCAGCAGACAGGAGCCCTGGGCGAGTGTGTCTCGTACATGTTCTCACGCTTCACCAAGAAACTCCAG GTGAGCTGCTGTGAGAAGTTTGGCTATGGCGTGATGGTGACCCAGGTGGCAGCTACTGCCCCAGGTGTGAGGGCCCTACACAGCTCAG ggttcGTGCAGGCCCTGGTGGTGGAGATGTGGTCCGTGCTGGAGTGTGGCAGGGAGGACGTACGGATGGTCCAGCCCAGGTCCACCCCTATGGACCCTGTGGACAGGAGCTGCCTCAAG TCCCTGGTGTCCCTGGTGAACCTGCTGTGCTCCGGCCATGCTGTGTGGGAGCTCCTTTGGAAGCAGCCCCTCCCAAACGTGCCTGACTACAGCCTCAGAGAGATACCCACCTCCATACCC GACCTAATTGATCGCCTGATCGCTGTGAATTCAGACGCGAAAATTCATTCCCTATTCAACTACGAACAATCGCATGCCTTCGGCCTCAGGTACaatcaattcccccccccccctctctcttttactctgttTCTGcggcctctctctcacaccagaAGGTtccaccagcctctctcctaA
- the tsr1 gene encoding LOW QUALITY PROTEIN: pre-rRNA-processing protein TSR1 homolog (The sequence of the model RefSeq protein was modified relative to this genomic sequence to represent the inferred CDS: deleted 1 base in 1 codon), producing the protein MSQATSLWPSTTSQLQEEVAKCGRSSSYHTRMAKMAAGEEQQQGHRAGVFKQKNKIHKHGKHRTKGEIERENKGRVGVTVLTKKQRKEQRKMDRRHKANQLRRNKKDQVLTEKRRLGSRDGPPHLVSVVALHAAVDAEAVTKMLRGEGSGGVVRQEQSVSGVNDSFSMVLPRFKQRFIFLRPNPEDMHSLLDVAKVSDSLVFVLDSQDGWDSYGDYCLSCLFAQGLPSHALVCQGVSDLAVKKRVESRRNLAKIAENRFPDARLFPLDSEQDTTLLLRHLGSQKQRKLGFRSRRPHLLAQQVSYTPHTAQETGGAPTGLGTLRVSGYVRGCALQVDRLVHISGHGDFQLSQVDAPVDPLSLNPTAPRPAKPGKGGDMDVQDGGGDDAESVRVLMKADPSRREALQAEAEVDPMDGEQTWPTDSELLEAEETRKTRRVMKVPKGTSDYQATWIVDEDDGEGDEESCDDEDDDDDEDDDKMIDDTMDGEDEEDIDSQAAESDCPSDEEEEEEELTSTERAGTDRYDEQMDEAEEGEGLKRYREARANVMFPDEVDTPLDRTAKTRFQRYRGLKSFRSSPWDPLENLPLDYSRIFQFQSFERTRRRVLAEAAQDEEGAVVGWYVTLHILDVPPSVMESVQTGHPLVVVSLLPHEQKMSVMHLLVRRHPSNTEPIKSKEELVFHCGFRRFRASPVFSQHTSADKHKMERFMRPDTPTVVSVYAPITFPTAGVLLFKQREDGVQDLVATGTLLSCDPQRVMLKRIVLSGHPFKINKRSAVVRYMFFNREDILWFKPVELRTKWGRRGHIKEALGTHGHMKCVFDNQMRSQDTVMMNLYKRVYPRWTFDPYVPLSLPWVKREGLEEFEDLDME; encoded by the exons ATGTCACAAGCAACTAGTCTTTGGCCATCTACCACATCCCAACTGCAAGAAGAAGTTGCGAAATGCGGAAGGAGTTCATCCTACCACACTCGCATGGCGAAAATGGCTGCTGGTGAGGAACAGCAACAGGGTCATAGAGCTGGAGTGttcaaacagaaaaacaagattCATAAACATGGCAAGCATCGGACTAAGGGTGAAATCGAGAGGGAGAACAAAG GACGAGTGGGTGTAACCGTTCTAACCAAAAAACAAAGGAAAGAGCAAAGGAAGATGGACAGAAGACACAAAGCCAACCAGCTGCGCAGGAATAAGAAGGATCAG GTCCTGACAGAGAAGCGTCGCCTGGGCAGTCGTGACGGCCCCCCCCACTTGGTGTCTGTGGTGGCCCTCCATGCTGCGGTTGATGCGGAGGCTGTCACTAAAATGCTACGTGGGGAGGGGTCTGGAGGTGTTGTGCGTCAGGAACAGAGTGTCAGTGGAGTTAACGACAGCTTTAGCATGGTCCTGCCTCGCTTCAAACAGAGGTTCATCTTCCTGCGTCCAAACCCAG aGGACATGCACTCTTTGCTAGATGTAGCAAAGGTGTCTGACAGCCTGGTGTTTGTGCTGGATTCCCAGGACGGTTGGGACAGCTATGGTGActactgtctctcctgtctgtttgcACAGGGCCTGCCAAGTCACG CTTTGGTCTGCCAAGGTGTGTCGGACCTGGCTGTGAAGAAGCGCGTGGAGTCGAGACGTAATCTGGCAAAGATAGCAGAGAACCGCTTCCCAGACGCCCGCCTCTTCCCCCTGGACTCTGAGCAGGATACCACTCTGTTGCTCCGACACCTGGGCTCTCAGAAACAGAGGAAGCTGGGCTTCCGCTCCCGTCGCCCCCACCTCCTGGCACAGCAGGTCAGCTACACCCCCCACACTGCCCAGGAGACGGGAGGCGCGCCCACCGGTCTGGGGACCCTGCGCGTCTCTGGCTACGTCAGAGGCTGTGCTCTGCAGGTGGACAGGCTGGTGCACATCTCTGGCCACGGGGACTTCCAGCTCAGCCAGGTGGACGCCCCCGTAGACCCCCTCAGCCTCAACCCCACCGCACCCCGACCAGCCAAGCCTGGAAAGGGAGGCGACATGGACGTGCAG gaCGGAGGCGGCGATGACGCGGAGTCGGTGCGCGTGCTGATGAAGGCAGACCCGTCCCGCAGGGAGGCTCTGCAGGCCGAGGCCGAGGTGGACCCCATGGACGGAGAGCAGACGTGGCCCACAGACTCTGAGCTGCTGGAGGCTGAAG AGACCAGGAAAACCAGGCGGGTGATGAAGGTTCCGAAGGGTACGTCCGATTACCAGGCAACCTGGATTGTGGACGAAGACGATGGCGAGGGCGACGAAGAAAGCTGTGACGATgaggacgatgatgatgatgaggatgacgaCAAAATGATCGATGACACAATGGATGGCGAGGACGAAGAGGATATTGACTCCCAG GCCGCCGAATCAGACTGTCCgtcagacgaggaggaggaagaggaggagctgacCTCCACGGAGCGCGCGGGCACCGACCGCTACGACGAGCAAATGGATGAGGCCgaagaaggggaggggctgAAACGCTACCGCGAAGCTCGGGCCAATGTGATGTTCCCAGATGAGGTGGACACGCCCCTCGACAGAACAGCTAAGACCAG gttcCAGCGCTACAGGGGGCTGAAGAGCTTCCGCTCCTCTCCCTGGGACCCCCTGGAGAACCTGCCGCTGGACTACTCCCGCATCTTCCAGTTCCAGAGCTTTGAGCGCACCCGCCGCCGCGTCCTGGCCGAGGCCGCGCAGGACGAGGAGGGAGCCGtg GTGGGCTGGTACGTCACCCTCCACATCCTGGACGTCCCCCCCTCGGTGATGGAGAGCGTCCAGACCGGCCACCCCCTGGTGGTGGTCTCCCTGCTGCCTCACGAACAGAAG ATGTCGGTCATGCACCTGCTGGTGAGGAGACACCCCAGCAACACGGAGCCCATCAAGTCGAAAGAGGAGCTGGTGTTCCACTGCGGCTTCAGGAGGTTCAGGGCCTCCCCTGTCTTCTCCCAGCACACCTCGG ctGACAAGCATAAGATGGAGCGCTTCATGCGTCCCGACACC CCCACCGTGGTGTCCGTGTACGCCCCCATCACCTTCCCCACGGCTGGGGTACTGCTCTTCAAACAGAGGGAGGACG gtGTACAGGACCTGGTCGCCACGGGCACCCTGCTGAGCTGCGACCCCCAGCGCGTGATGCTGAAGAGGATCGTTCTGAGCGGACACCCCTTCAAGATCAACAAGCGCTCCGCCGTCGTCCGGTACATGTTCTTCAACAGAG AGGACATCCTGTGGTTTAAACCTGTGGAGCTGAGAACCAAATGGGGCAGGAGAGGACACATTAAGGAGGCTCTAG GAACTCACGGACacatgaagtgtgtgtttgacaaCCAGATGCGCTCCCAGGATACTGTGATGATGAACTTGTACAAGAGAGTGTACCCCCGCTGGACGTTTGACCCCTACGTGCCCCTGTCCCTGCCCTGGGTCaagagagaggggttggaggAGTTTGAGGATTTGGACATGGAGTAG